In the Octopus bimaculoides isolate UCB-OBI-ISO-001 chromosome 18, ASM119413v2, whole genome shotgun sequence genome, one interval contains:
- the LOC106871440 gene encoding TRMT1-like protein: MTQPYFVSTTTTAPPTTTTTPSTASNITCVAPAPTPTSSSSSSSSSPPGSLSSSTVTASSSPSVLSLTHPLQSPSSFSSSLLTSTAAATTKTLTNSSSSSSGGGGGSNNNSSNTTTTTLTTTTCNNNNNNNSTTTHGASRTNIENNRQQQQQQHHYLYNQYPPQFYHHHHHHQYQHKRYRYRYQQYNNNNFNSYYSKFYGKPFGVRRRMENTYGCSVGAVASVTASGVTAEVASAETDNNCSGLITEAGVDIAGHYSGAALSTYERTGKSLHYNPKMAIAREFVFCTLGTFCSQRDIGSPPACLDALGGSGLAGIQWKKFLGKKAHVTITERNNLDLLEANCYRNSMLPKELPIDYSRAPGLPLPHQLIDEIFVQQISANVIMHLEAFDFIFIDAHGSCVSYLDAAFTNIRNNGLLCIVSSDLSALFAKTRHVAMRNYGANVIKNDYMKEAAVRVVIGAAAKSAAKCSKGIQVMFGVCIEPFVLVVIKVQRGPYYADMCSLKVRPLIHCQICEERAFCPEMRASVANLYDLLPCDCQSENPGKTALKLGPMWCDNIFNAKFIEQMISVARDMKLSERLEAQLCSIFNECICSSSPVDSSSSSKNCQSSFTSSSSPSPSHSVLLSYPSLSAQQHNERSALNSLKRKTSSSAPAASLLSSSSTSLSRTVSGNPIDNNIDTNSNNNNKNNNNNNNNENDKNTTTTTTAATAAASVDVGPATSENSAMGNGDGAVVDANASEVTANMKGAVSVTVVSTSSDPHGNLKMDFTVDRSARNSQNLTNEPPIKRICLPDPDPSPVLAMPPFFYNIHKRKFKGVFLPKLSKMVYLLQSEGFRASRTLFDTYGIRTNANQKEIYRTLLKYCKQEP, from the exons ATGACACAACCTTATTTcgtttcaacaacaacaacagcaccaccaactacaactactacaccATCGACTGCATCCAACATCACTTGTGTAGCACCTGctccaacaccaacatcatcatcatcatcttcatcgtcatcaccaccaggCTCTTTATCTTCTTCCACCGTCACCGCATCTTCGTCTCCTTCTGTATTGTCTCTAACCCATCCATTACAATCGCCATCGTCGTTCTCATCTTCATTGTTAACCTCAACCGCTGCCGCTACAACAAAAACGTTAACTAATTCTAGTTCTtctagtagtggcggtggtggtggtagtaataacaacagcagcaataccaccacaacaacattaactactactacttgtaataataataataataataatagtacaactACGCACGGAGCATCGCGCaccaatatcgagaataaccgacaacaacagcaacaacagcatcactaTCTCTATAACCAATATCCTCCGCagttttaccatcatcatcatcatcatcagtaccagcACAAACGTTACCGTTATCGCTACCaacagtacaacaacaacaacttcaacagcTACTACAGCAAATTCTACGGCAAACCGTTTGGCGTTAGAAGAAGAATGGAGAACACGTATGGATGTTCGGTTGGTGCCGTCGCCTCTGTGACTGCTTCTGGCGTCACGGCGGAGGTGGCCAGCGCTGAGACAGACAATAATTGTTCTGGTCTTATCACCGAGGCCGGTGTGGATATTGCTGGCCACTACAGCGGAGCGGCTTTGTCCACCTATGAAAGGACAGGCAAGTCACTGCATTATAATCCGAAAATGGCCATTGCAAG AGAATTTGTATTTTGTACGCTAGGAACATTCTGCTCTCAGCGTGATATTGGTTCACCTCCCGCCTGCCTTGATGCTCTTGGTGGCTCTG GTTTGGCTGGTATTCAGTGGAAGAAGTTCTTGGGCAAGAAGGCCCATGTGACTATCACAGAGCGAAACAACCTCGACTTATTAGAGGCAAACTGCTACCGTAACAGCATGTTACCGAAGGAACTGCCAATAGACTACAGTCGAGCGCCTGGTCTCCCTCTTCCGCATCAACTTATTGACGAAATATTTGTGCAGCAAATCTCTGCGAATGTTATTATGCATCTGGAGGCATTTGATTTCAT ATTTATTGATGCACACGGGAGTTGCGTGTCTTACCTGGATGCTGCATTCACCAATATTCGGAACAACGGCCTGCTGTGTATTGTGTCTTCAGATTTGTCAGCCTTATTTGCCAAAACAAGACATGTGGCAATGAGGAATTATGGTGCCAATGTCATAAAGAATGACTACATGAAAGAAGCCGCTGTCAGGGTGGTAATCGGTGCCGCAGCCAA ATCCGCAGCAAAATGCAGCAAAGGTATCCAGGTGATGTTTGGCGTGTGCATCGAGCCATTTGTGTTGGTTGTAATTAAAGTGCAGCGTGGCCCCTATTACGCAGACATGTGCTCTCTGAAAGTCCGTCCTCTAATACACTGTCAGATCTGTGAAGAGAGAGCTTTTTGTCCTGAAATGAGGGCAAGTGTTG CAAACCTCTATGATCTTCTTCCGTGTGATTGTCAATCAGAAAATCCTGGTAAAACGGCATTAAAACTTGGTCCCATGTG GTGTGATAACATATTCAATGCCAAGTTTATAGAACAGATGATATCAGTTGCTAGAGATATGAAACTCAGTGAGCGCCTTGAGGCCCAACTTTGTTCAATTTTTAATGAATGCATTTGCAGTTCAAGCCCTGTAGATTCCAGTTCGTCTTCAAAGAATTGCCAGTCTTCGTTCACCTCGTCGTCTTCACCATCACCGTCACATTCTGTCTTGTTGTCCTACCCTTCACTGTCCGCTCAGCAGCACAACGAGAGGTCAGCCCTGAATAGTTTGAAACGCAAGACTTCGTCATCGGCACCTGCGGCCTCTTTGCTGTCCTCGTCAAGCACCTCACTCTCTAGGACTGTGTCCGGCAACCCCATTGATAACAACATAgataccaacagcaacaacaacaacaagaataataataataataataataatgaaaatgataaaaatactaccacaactactactgctgctactgctgctgcttcagtTGATGTGGGCCCAGCAACATCTGAGAATTCAGCAATGGGaaatggtgatggtgctgttgtcGATGCCAATGCAAGTGAAGTGACGGCCAACATGAAGGGTGCTGTGTCTGTTACTGTCGTGTCAACGTCTTCAGATCCCCACGGCAACTTGAAAATGGACTTCACTGTAGACAGGAGTGCAAGAAATAGTCAGAATCTCACCAATGAACCCCCTATAAAGAGGATTTGCCTTCCTGATCCTGACCCTAGCCCTGTACTGGCAATGCCACCCTTTTTCTATAACATTCACAAACGCAAGTTTAAAGGTGTTTTCCTCCCCAA ATTGTCCAAGATGGTTTATCTGCTCCAAAGTGAGGGCTTCCGAGCTAGTCGCACTCTATTTGACACCTATGGCATCCGAACTAATGCCAACCAGAAAGAAATCTACAGGACTTTGTTGAAGTATTGTAAACAAgagccttaa